One region of Rhodophyticola sp. CCM32 genomic DNA includes:
- a CDS encoding S8 family serine peptidase produces the protein MIGPPGQSNTVIQALTGAGAVLRRSREYPSLNRRGLIFDFRNALTLPQAERLLAQVAPLSYVDTHAYYRFAQAGPRLYAPEMVGVAVPGACRLSGSVAVGLIDGPVDSSHPALRSVQVTNESVLTRGERPPNTAHGTAVAVIMAGQDGGGPLMGLAGGARLHAVSAFTRDRGREAGDIERIAAALDRLISQNVRLINMSFAGPENRAMDRVLDAAAQRGAVMIAAAGNNGRALAAYPAAHPDVIAVTAIDAGYRRYRRANFGDHIEFAAPGVDIFVATRRGGASYASGTSYAAPIITALAARLAPGAPVDTVRERLRAASVDLGNPGRDAEFGWGLVRAGGC, from the coding sequence GTGATCGGGCCGCCCGGGCAGTCGAATACCGTCATTCAGGCCCTGACCGGTGCCGGGGCTGTGCTGCGCCGGAGCCGGGAATATCCCAGTCTGAACCGTCGGGGGTTGATTTTCGATTTCCGTAACGCACTTACACTGCCCCAGGCCGAACGCCTGTTGGCGCAAGTGGCGCCGCTGAGTTATGTGGATACCCATGCCTATTATCGTTTTGCCCAGGCGGGCCCACGGCTTTATGCGCCCGAGATGGTGGGTGTTGCGGTGCCCGGGGCCTGCCGGTTGTCCGGCTCGGTCGCCGTCGGGCTGATTGACGGGCCGGTGGATTCGTCACATCCGGCCCTCAGATCCGTGCAGGTCACCAATGAAAGTGTGCTGACCCGGGGGGAACGCCCGCCGAATACCGCGCATGGTACGGCTGTTGCCGTGATCATGGCCGGTCAGGATGGCGGCGGGCCCTTGATGGGGCTGGCCGGTGGTGCCCGGCTTCATGCCGTTTCCGCCTTCACCCGGGACCGGGGGCGGGAGGCTGGCGATATCGAACGCATTGCCGCGGCGCTGGACCGTCTGATCAGCCAGAATGTGCGGCTGATCAACATGTCTTTCGCCGGGCCGGAAAACCGCGCCATGGACCGGGTCCTGGATGCGGCGGCCCAACGGGGCGCGGTGATGATCGCGGCGGCGGGCAATAATGGCCGGGCGCTGGCGGCCTATCCGGCGGCCCACCCGGATGTGATTGCGGTCACCGCCATTGATGCGGGCTATCGGCGCTACCGGCGGGCGAATTTCGGAGATCATATCGAGTTCGCGGCCCCCGGCGTGGATATCTTCGTCGCAACCCGGCGCGGCGGGGCCAGCTATGCCTCGGGCACGTCTTATGCGGCACCGATCATCACCGCACTGGCGGCGCGGCTGGCGCCCGGGGCGCCCGTGGACACAGTACGTGAGCGGTTGCGCGCTGCCTCGGTCGATCTGGGAAATCCGGGCCGGGATGCGGAGTTTGGCTGGGGTCTGGTGCGGGCAGGGGGCTGCTGA
- a CDS encoding Dabb family protein, with product MLKHCVFVAADTSDALARTAEAMALIEGMLQKIPGMLDLSHGPNLDFEGKSQAYPYGFIITFADRAAHLAYDGHPDHQKAGGLLVAAATGGAKGILVTDLEV from the coding sequence ATGCTGAAACACTGTGTATTTGTCGCTGCTGACACGTCTGATGCCCTGGCCCGGACCGCCGAGGCGATGGCGCTGATTGAGGGGATGCTGCAGAAAATCCCGGGCATGCTGGACCTGAGCCATGGGCCCAATCTTGATTTTGAAGGGAAATCACAGGCCTACCCTTACGGGTTCATTATCACCTTTGCGGATCGCGCCGCCCATCTGGCCTATGATGGCCATCCCGATCACCAGAAGGCCGGGGGGCTGCTGGTCGCCGCCGCAACCGGCGGGGCCAAGGGTATTCTGGTGACCGATCTGGAGGTCTGA
- a CDS encoding dihydrodipicolinate synthase family protein, translating to MLLPTSAGTLAPYDLQGDPLTPRAPSVPFTRTGFAAAHVVSDPLADRDPWQGRPAVDWENTLKFRHFLWDQGLDLAEAMDTAQRGMGVDWETAKELIERTMGEAKAHPLAPRVACGAGTDHKALEELRSAEDIIAAYETQMAAVEAAGGQIILMATRALPAIGADAAMYIRVYDHLLAQAKDPVILHWLGDMFDPALTGYWGSADISKASQTVLGIIGSNMAKVDGIKISLLDQAHEEAFRKRLPAGIRLYTGDDFNYAPLIEGDDTHHSHALLGIFAAIAPAASQALEALATGDHATYHALLAPTVPLSREIFRPSTQFYKAGIAYLAWLNGAQDHFIMPAGFQSSRDITHYAQVFRLADQARLLARPDLALSRMRMLLGLHGIDGG from the coding sequence ATGCTGCTGCCCACCTCTGCCGGAACACTGGCCCCCTATGACCTGCAAGGGGACCCGTTGACCCCGCGCGCGCCATCGGTGCCGTTCACCCGCACCGGGTTTGCCGCCGCCCATGTGGTCAGCGACCCGCTGGCAGATCGTGACCCATGGCAGGGTCGCCCGGCCGTGGATTGGGAGAACACGCTGAAATTCCGCCATTTCCTGTGGGATCAGGGGCTTGATCTGGCCGAAGCCATGGATACCGCACAGCGGGGCATGGGGGTGGATTGGGAGACTGCGAAAGAGCTGATTGAACGCACGATGGGCGAGGCAAAAGCCCACCCGCTGGCGCCCCGCGTGGCCTGTGGCGCGGGCACGGATCATAAGGCGTTGGAAGAATTGCGCAGCGCCGAGGATATCATTGCCGCCTATGAGACCCAGATGGCGGCGGTTGAGGCGGCGGGCGGGCAGATCATTCTGATGGCCACCCGCGCGCTGCCTGCGATCGGGGCGGATGCGGCCATGTATATCCGGGTCTATGACCATCTGCTGGCCCAGGCGAAAGACCCGGTGATCCTGCATTGGCTGGGTGATATGTTTGACCCGGCCCTGACCGGATATTGGGGCAGTGCAGATATATCGAAGGCTTCGCAAACCGTGCTGGGGATCATCGGCTCGAACATGGCGAAAGTGGACGGGATCAAGATCTCCCTTCTGGATCAGGCCCATGAGGAAGCATTCCGCAAACGTCTCCCGGCGGGTATCCGTCTTTATACCGGGGATGATTTCAACTATGCGCCCCTGATTGAGGGGGATGACACCCATCATTCCCATGCGCTTCTTGGCATCTTCGCCGCCATCGCACCCGCAGCCTCTCAGGCGCTGGAGGCGCTGGCGACAGGGGACCATGCCACCTATCACGCGCTTCTGGCGCCGACCGTGCCGCTTAGCCGCGAAATTTTCCGGCCATCGACGCAATTCTACAAGGCGGGCATCGCTTATCTGGCCTGGCTGAATGGCGCGCAGGATCATTTCATCATGCCTGCGGGTTTCCAGTCTTCCCGCGACATCACCCATTACGCGCAGGTTTTCCGGCTGGCCGATCAGGCCCGGCTGCTGGCGCGCCCCGATCTGGCCCTGTCGCGCATGCGTATGTTATTGGGGCTGCATGGGATTGATGGGGGTTGA
- a CDS encoding RNA polymerase sigma factor gives MTNDQTQAALLSATANGDKQALAALYRALEKPVFRFIRSRLNDPFEASDILHDVFMEVWRSAGRFEGRSKVQTWIFGIAYRKVIDAHRKRGRTDLTGDIPDAADDSPDAEACLSAGQEADHVRHCLQTLKDDHKAAISMAFYEDMTYGEIAEVAGVPEGTIKTRVFHAKKLLMHCLSGLVERGVPA, from the coding sequence ATGACCAATGACCAGACTCAGGCGGCGTTGCTATCGGCCACCGCCAACGGGGATAAACAGGCGCTGGCGGCGTTGTATCGCGCGCTGGAAAAGCCCGTTTTCAGATTTATCCGCTCCAGATTGAACGATCCGTTCGAGGCCAGCGACATACTCCATGACGTGTTTATGGAGGTTTGGCGTTCTGCTGGCCGGTTTGAGGGACGATCAAAAGTGCAGACCTGGATATTTGGCATTGCCTATCGCAAGGTGATCGACGCCCATCGCAAACGGGGGCGCACCGATCTGACAGGCGATATTCCCGATGCGGCAGATGACAGCCCCGATGCCGAGGCTTGCCTGAGCGCGGGGCAGGAGGCGGATCATGTCCGCCACTGTCTGCAGACGCTGAAGGATGATCACAAGGCGGCGATCTCGATGGCCTTCTATGAGGACATGACCTATGGCGAAATTGCCGAGGTGGCCGGCGTTCCCGAGGGCACGATCAAAACCCGTGTGTTCCATGCCAAAAAGCTGTTGATGCATTGTCTCTCTGGCCTTGTGGAACGGGGGGTGCCCGCATGA
- a CDS encoding GMC family oxidoreductase: MTETYDIIIVGGGSAGCVLAARLSEAADLRVCLLEAGGADRHPFYRLPAGFAKMTRGIGSWGWQTVPQRHMGNRVFNYTQARVIGGGSTVNAQIYTRGNALDYDEWRQVGCDGWSYEDVLPYFRKAEDNDTFSNAYHGQGGPLGVSQPRAPLPICQAYFEAAGQLGIPQNPDMAGERQDGVGFYQLTQRHARRSSTSVAYLGPARKRPNLTLKTGAQVRHLIIKNHRATGVALMDGTRLMAGTEVIMASGAIGSPRLLMLSGLGPADHLKELGVPPVFDQPEIGANLQDHLDLFTISECTGDHTYDKYARPFWSAVAGLRYLLTRTGPVASSLFETGGFWYAEEGARSPDIQFHLGLGSGIEAGVAKMQNAGVTLNSAYLRPRSRGSVRLASADPAEPPLIDPNYWADPNDREMSIRGLKLAQEILRQPALAGFVKREVLPGPDVQSDADVFAFACANAKTDHHPAGTCRMGADATAVVDPRLRFNGINGLRVVDASIMPRLVSSNTNAPVIMIAEKAADMIRADYGV; this comes from the coding sequence ATGACGGAAACCTATGACATCATCATCGTCGGCGGGGGCAGCGCCGGCTGTGTTCTTGCCGCCCGCCTGTCCGAGGCCGCAGATCTGCGGGTCTGTCTGCTGGAGGCAGGCGGCGCTGATCGGCACCCGTTTTACCGCCTGCCTGCGGGATTTGCGAAAATGACCCGGGGCATCGGTTCCTGGGGCTGGCAGACGGTGCCGCAGCGGCACATGGGCAACCGGGTGTTCAATTACACCCAGGCACGTGTGATCGGTGGCGGCTCGACTGTGAATGCGCAGATCTACACCCGGGGCAATGCGCTGGATTACGACGAGTGGCGGCAGGTGGGCTGTGACGGGTGGAGCTATGAGGATGTGCTGCCCTATTTCCGCAAGGCCGAGGATAATGACACGTTCAGCAATGCCTATCACGGGCAGGGCGGCCCGCTTGGCGTGTCGCAGCCACGCGCGCCGCTGCCGATCTGTCAGGCCTATTTCGAGGCGGCGGGGCAATTGGGTATCCCGCAGAACCCGGATATGGCCGGGGAACGCCAGGACGGGGTTGGGTTTTATCAGCTGACACAGAGACATGCGCGGCGGTCTTCAACCTCTGTCGCCTATCTGGGACCCGCCAGAAAAAGGCCGAATCTGACCCTTAAAACCGGCGCGCAGGTGCGGCATCTGATCATCAAAAACCACCGCGCCACAGGGGTCGCATTGATGGATGGCACCCGCCTTATGGCCGGAACCGAGGTGATCATGGCCTCAGGGGCCATCGGCTCCCCCCGGCTGTTGATGCTGTCGGGGCTTGGCCCGGCGGATCATCTGAAAGAGCTGGGGGTGCCGCCGGTCTTCGACCAGCCGGAGATCGGCGCCAATCTTCAGGATCATCTGGACCTTTTCACCATCTCGGAATGCACCGGTGATCATACCTATGACAAATACGCCCGGCCCTTCTGGTCGGCTGTCGCGGGTCTGCGCTATCTGCTGACCAGAACCGGGCCGGTGGCCTCCAGCCTGTTTGAAACCGGCGGCTTCTGGTATGCCGAAGAGGGCGCGCGCAGCCCCGATATCCAGTTTCATCTGGGGCTTGGCTCAGGGATCGAGGCGGGGGTGGCGAAGATGCAGAATGCAGGCGTGACCCTGAATTCCGCCTATCTGCGCCCCCGGTCGCGGGGCAGTGTGCGGCTGGCCAGTGCCGATCCGGCAGAACCGCCGCTGATCGACCCGAATTACTGGGCCGATCCCAATGACCGGGAAATGTCGATCCGGGGGCTGAAACTGGCGCAGGAAATCTTGCGCCAGCCTGCGCTGGCGGGGTTCGTGAAACGCGAGGTGCTGCCCGGGCCGGATGTGCAAAGCGATGCGGATGTCTTTGCCTTCGCCTGCGCCAATGCCAAGACCGATCACCACCCGGCGGGCACATGCCGCATGGGGGCGGATGCCACTGCGGTGGTCGATCCGCGCCTGCGTTTCAACGGGATCAACGGGTTGCGCGTGGTGGATGCCTCGATCATGCCCCGGCTGGTCTCCTCCAACACCAATGCGCCGGTGATCATGATCGCGGAAAAGGCCGCCGATATGATCCGCGCCGATTACGGGGTCTGA
- a CDS encoding LacI family DNA-binding transcriptional regulator: protein MRKRPTILDVADHAGVSKSTVSLVLQRSPLVKAETADLVRNSMAALGYVYNRAAAQLRAGGVGLIGMVINDLRNPFFTEFATSVQMSLSARGYATIISNSNEDAELQAQVAGSMIEHGVSGLIISPAYGATDALFDRIAQAGLPCLQMLRRVDMRTDLFPFASFDYAAGGAEATRALLASGARNIAFVGGVADRAITRERLSGYLHEMQAAGRDPVVFHGRASRSFGRQTALHLARDHPGIDAAICFNDLVALGLHSGFAEIGRRVGTDFQLIGFDDIEECAQVYPQLSSVSCDIESFGAYAAKLMLDWLENNKRPEAEYRAAVQLVPRASSKKAPI from the coding sequence GTGAGAAAAAGACCGACCATTCTGGATGTGGCGGACCATGCAGGCGTGTCGAAATCGACCGTGTCGCTGGTGTTGCAGCGCAGCCCGCTGGTCAAGGCGGAAACCGCTGATCTGGTGCGCAATTCCATGGCCGCGCTTGGCTATGTCTATAACCGGGCGGCGGCACAGTTGCGCGCGGGCGGCGTTGGCCTGATCGGCATGGTGATCAACGATCTCAGAAACCCGTTTTTCACCGAATTTGCCACCTCGGTGCAGATGAGCCTGTCGGCCCGCGGTTATGCCACGATCATCTCCAACAGTAATGAGGATGCGGAATTGCAGGCGCAGGTTGCAGGCTCGATGATCGAACACGGGGTGTCGGGGCTGATCATCTCCCCGGCCTATGGGGCGACCGATGCCCTGTTCGACCGGATCGCGCAGGCCGGGCTGCCCTGTCTGCAAATGCTGCGCCGGGTGGATATGCGTACCGATCTGTTCCCCTTTGCCTCGTTTGACTATGCAGCCGGCGGGGCCGAGGCGACCCGGGCTTTGCTGGCCTCCGGTGCGAGGAATATCGCCTTTGTGGGTGGGGTCGCGGATCGGGCGATCACCCGGGAACGGTTGTCAGGCTATCTGCATGAAATGCAGGCCGCCGGGCGTGACCCGGTTGTGTTCCACGGTCGGGCCTCGCGCAGTTTCGGACGTCAGACAGCGCTGCACCTGGCCCGGGATCATCCCGGGATTGATGCGGCGATCTGTTTCAATGATCTGGTGGCTTTGGGCCTGCATTCCGGCTTTGCAGAGATCGGGCGGCGGGTTGGCACAGATTTTCAGCTGATCGGGTTTGACGATATCGAGGAATGTGCACAGGTTTATCCACAGCTTTCCTCGGTAAGTTGTGATATTGAAAGTTTTGGAGCCTATGCGGCGAAACTGATGCTGGATTGGCTGGAAAACAATAAGCGCCCTGAGGCTGAATATCGCGCGGCCGTGCAACTTGTCCCCCGCGCTTCAAGCAAAAAGGCCCCGATATGA
- a CDS encoding glycerate kinase type-2 family protein has protein sequence MTPETRLRALFDRAVEVADPMRSLPGHLPPKPPGRVVVIGAGKASARMAEAVEQVWGPCEGLVITRYGYGRPCKGVEIVEAAHPVPDAAGQAATARMLDLLGGLGADDFVLALISGGASALLVQPAGAITLAEKQAVNAALLASGAPIDQMNTVRKHLSRVKGGQLAGAAFPARMYSLLISDVPGDDPAFIGSGPTVADASTPGEALAILTRWNIPMPDIVQAVLAGKTGVLPPGAPHLAHVENHIYAAPSQSLAAAAEQAQAAGFTVEILGDALEGEAREIAAGHAGLARDRQDRMRADTAPHLILSGGELTVTRRGSGSGGPNAEYALALALALNGAPGIHALACDTDGVDGAAEIAGAVIGPQTLTKALSAGVDPAAALADHDSHGFFAAIGDQVITGPTLTNVNDFRAILIDGAL, from the coding sequence ATGACCCCTGAAACCCGCCTGCGGGCCCTGTTTGATCGCGCGGTTGAGGTGGCTGACCCGATGCGCAGCCTGCCCGGCCATCTGCCGCCGAAACCACCGGGCCGGGTGGTGGTGATCGGCGCGGGCAAAGCCTCGGCCCGGATGGCGGAGGCGGTGGAGCAGGTCTGGGGCCCCTGCGAGGGTCTGGTGATCACCCGCTACGGATATGGCCGGCCCTGCAAGGGGGTCGAGATTGTCGAGGCCGCCCACCCGGTGCCCGATGCGGCGGGGCAGGCGGCCACCGCGCGGATGCTGGACCTGCTTGGCGGATTGGGGGCGGATGATTTTGTGCTGGCGCTGATTTCCGGCGGGGCCTCGGCACTGCTGGTGCAACCGGCAGGCGCGATCACGCTGGCAGAGAAACAGGCGGTGAATGCGGCACTGCTGGCATCGGGGGCGCCGATTGATCAGATGAACACGGTCCGCAAACATCTGAGCCGGGTGAAGGGCGGGCAACTGGCGGGTGCGGCGTTTCCGGCCCGGATGTACAGCCTGCTGATTTCCGATGTGCCGGGGGATGACCCGGCTTTCATCGGTTCGGGCCCCACCGTCGCCGATGCCAGTACGCCCGGGGAGGCGCTGGCCATCCTGACACGCTGGAATATCCCCATGCCGGATATTGTTCAGGCCGTGCTGGCAGGGAAAACCGGGGTTCTGCCCCCGGGCGCCCCGCATCTGGCGCATGTTGAAAACCATATTTATGCCGCCCCGTCCCAATCCCTTGCGGCCGCAGCGGAACAGGCGCAGGCGGCGGGTTTCACGGTTGAGATATTGGGCGATGCGCTGGAGGGGGAGGCCAGAGAGATTGCCGCCGGGCATGCGGGGCTGGCCCGCGACCGGCAGGACCGGATGCGCGCCGATACGGCCCCGCATCTGATCCTCTCAGGGGGGGAGTTGACCGTGACCCGTCGCGGCAGCGGCAGTGGCGGGCCAAACGCCGAATATGCCCTGGCCCTTGCCCTGGCCCTGAACGGCGCACCGGGCATTCATGCGCTGGCCTGCGACACCGATGGTGTTGATGGCGCGGCCGAGATTGCGGGCGCCGTGATTGGCCCGCAGACCCTGACCAAAGCGCTGTCTGCCGGTGTCGACCCGGCAGCCGCGCTTGCCGATCATGACAGCCACGGGTTTTTCGCCGCGATTGGCGATCAGGTGATCACCGGCCCGACCCTGACCAATGTCAATGATTTCCGCGCCATTTTGATTGACGGAGCATTATAA